One Nymphaea colorata isolate Beijing-Zhang1983 chromosome 12, ASM883128v2, whole genome shotgun sequence genomic window, TACCATCTGCAGGACCTTGATACAGGCAGACGTTCCTAAGGAACTTCAACCACACAAAACTAGGTCAATGAGTTCTAATTCGGACACATATAAAACAAACAACAGAAATCTAATCACAGCGGCAGAGTAGAAAACCAGTTCTCCCATGAAACGCCATTTGCAGGATATGTGTACGCACATGAGATCCAAAATGCAGCTGAAAACTACAGAAAATTAGGACAATCTAGCGCGACCAACACAAACTCAGCCACAAAAACAGACAATAATTGAAGCAAGAAGGGGAGATGCTTACAGCCATAACTGGGTCTTGGCCTACAACGCGCGAGAGTAAGAGAGTGGTCCAGTAAGCGAAAGAGTAGTGGCTAGGCTGGCTTCCGTCATAGCAGAGAGGGTTCACGTCGAGGAGGAAGACCCTTGCCGCTCTGCTCAGGGCAACTTCTGAACTATGCCCACGACGTCGGCCTTCTTCTCCAAGCAGCAGTGGCGGCTTTTTGCGGCTGCCATCGGGACTGCTACTTAGAAGAGGCCTCCCCAATTGCTTCTTCTTCGATGGCCTCAGTGGGGCAGCGACGTAGACTCGTTGGTTCGCAGGTGGAGGAGAAACGGGCAATGGATTAGGGAAGGAAGGAGCTCTGCCCGCGTGGTTGCACGATAATATCAGGCCATCTCCCATGCCGGCCCCCTCATGCATCCCCTGCAAATTGCAAAAACTACACGTTCAAGTATGCGGGAGACGAGGCCTAGCTGCCGCTGGGTCTGGCCTTGGCGCTGTCTGGATGAGGCAATTACTGTGAAACCGTCTTGTGATTACCCACCAAATCCTAACCCACGTTGGGTTCAACCCTTGAAAAATGGACTGGAATCCGATTCCCTGATTTTCCCAACAGATATCGTTAACTGTTAAATTCGTCAAACAGCGTGAAATAGCTTTCTTCATTTAGAAACGAGAGAAGTTTTGCTTCTAAAAATCCCAAGGAAAAGCTCAAACTTATGTTAAGCAACATAAAACATGATACTCGCTTATTTTGCATGGTTTCTCGTCAAAATAGCTGGTTATGCCAGGAAAATGAAGCTCTTCACTGCTTCTGTGCGACAAACAGCACACCGGAAAATTATGTCGGGTCCTGCCACTATGGCATGCTCCTCTTTTTCATGGCCTAGTGTGATTTTTATTTACATGGTAATCTCTTTTTGCATGTCCACGAAGTAGAAGGGTGTGACAGAGTATGCACTATATactaatattttataaattttaatctCTTATTGAAAACCTTTCAAACCTTATAAACGAGATATGTTAAGCAACATGCATCTAACTTGCCCCCGTAATAGCTGGTTTCATGgggtgtagcatagctggtttaACCTATGAATTAGTGAAAGTCCAGTCATAATTCTTAGTTTAATTCTTGTGAGTGCTATTTCTTTAACATGGTAATGGTACCGAAAAATGGAAATAATAAGAACCATTGAAGGGCAACATGTGTTTGGCCTGTCTAAGAACAAATTAGTCACTTAAAAAGGTGAACTACAACCACTCATTTGTTGGATTACATGTGTCCAATGTGGTCCATATTATTGAATGTATCGCACAAAAAGTTACTTGATTTTAATTTAGCAATGCTGAAATTACCTTTGTGCAAATGGGGGCCTGCCTATGTTAGCTATGGAGAATTAAATGTCAATTTCAGTCGTAAAATCCTCAACATATCAATAGCAAATATTGGAAACAATCACTCAAGAATGGAATCTCTTACACGTACACGTAATTTACAAGCACATTAACTATGTCACTATTGCATAAAGAATGTTGAGTTGTCCAATGGATTGTCTAGCATCGGTAACACATTGTTTCTGTCTGATGAATCTACCATGTTTCAAAAATCTACCCTAAACAGAAAACGTTTTAATGTGTCTAATGAATTTAACCAATTTCTGAGTTACGTGCTTGAGACAATAACATTATGTTACTGTTCCAAACGGTCCCAGAGTCCCAGAGAACGTCCAATGAATGTACCAACACAACAAACCATCAACCTATTTTTGCAGAATGTAACTCTACATGACTTATATTCATACTCCACACCATTCTTTCTCTTGTTCCTTCATTACTGTGTATTAAAGAAACCTACCCCCTTTTATCCACtattcaatattttgaaatttttttaatataatcaCGAATGTGTGCCATTTTAATTATGGTATCGTGACGAGATCAAATAAGAATTCAATAATCTTTTTTGGCATTCAAGGCATGGTTAAGGGACAACATACTATACGCAACTAGAAGCGTCTAGTAATTTCCTCAATGCCCTTCAATGTTTGGGAGTACCAATATTGTCAACATGTATTGCAAATGGAAATGGGAATGCAACTTCATCCTTGAAACCATATTTCAGAACATTCTGGATAGGTAAACCATTGGCAACCCAATATTTTGATGTGCTAATTTGCAAGAAGGGTACATGCCGCATCAAGCTTCTTTTTCCTGTATGACTAAAGCCAGAAGGAGCTTCCAAGCAACTCGGTTCTGCAATGTCATAAATCTAAAAAAGTTACGATTTCCATATTGCATGGAAAGCATATTCTTATCATTGAAGGTACATCCAAGAAGTGCTTAAACACTCCTAACAGAGATACAGAATGTTGGTTTTCAAGACACTCATTTGGATAAATCGCTTCCTTTACGAACTACAAAAACTAGTCTTCCATTATGCATAGTTATTCTGTTCATACCTTGTATTCTTTGATGCCTAGAGATTTTCAGataaaaagtgagaaaatgaaatttaaaaaatactgGAAAAGGGAGGTTACCAATTTGTCATTTCAAACTTATGACCAACCACATTCAAGTCTCTTGAAAACAATTGGTTTACTCCAAATAAGCAATGATCTGCTAATCAGGGCTTAAGCAGGAAAAAAGGACCATTAGATCAGCAAGGTATCAAAAATTTCTCGTCAACTATGGATCACCTTCAAACTAGGCATGATATATCTTCACACAGTAGGCCTCAGTGCTGCACACTAATTCCTATAGACTGAACAACTATCTGCCTACCTCTTTCCACAAAATCCAAAACTGGTGGGACAAGCAAAAGCAGCAATCTGCTTCTGCTAGTTGCTTCATCTCATGGATGAACTCCCTGTAAAACAAGTGAACTTACTTGGAGCCCTTCTCAAAAGTAAGCTGAACAAGTACTGCGACAATAGCAAACAAGCTGAGAAGAGCACCACTCACAAGAACCCAATCAAGACTACTAAGCTTTCCTGGTAAACTAACCACGTCTTTCTGCTTGTTACATGCTAACGTGTaacccaaattttgaatcaaGCTTGTTTGATCTTTCTGCTTTCTGAACAGAAGATTATTGATCGATCCCATGAAGGTTTTGCAGTTGCAGGAGTGAACATTTTCATTGCTGGTGTTGCTCTCAGTTGCCACAGACATGGGTGAAATGCCTTGAATGTTACCATTCTCAACGAGGCCACAGTTGCAGGACTCGCATGCAAATTTTTCTGGTGTTGCTAAGCGAACATCTTTCTCTGTGGAATTCTTGCAAGTTGAATCAACAAAAGGCAGACTGCATAATGACATTTCTTCTCTTCCATAGGGTGTCCCTATGATGTCTCCAAAAACAGACCATCTTCCAACTGATGTAATTTTTACATCTACAGAAGTTCCTAACATTGAGTCTGGAGCAACTACAAGTACCTGCACATAGCCCTTGGTATGCCCTACCTAGGGTGCATAAGAAAGTATTATTTGAAATTGTTTAAGAACATTGTGTGAATAATCAACACATACATGATCAGACAAAATTACCAAGTGTAATCCATCTGTTGCAGTTTCTGTAACCCATATCCGCTCTATTCGGCCTTCCATACCTCTATATGGCTCAAATGATTCAAAAAGAGTCGTGAGTTCACGACTCCGCTGTTTCACTACATGGCTAGGAACCTTTTTCATCCTTGCAGCAGGTGTTCCTATGCATATTGAAACAAGAGActtcaaatcaaatatcaaaaagaCTGTGAAAGTGTAACACAATACAAAAATACATTTAACTTCTACATTTCTGGAAGTGCCACAGGTCCACAAGGAAATGCCATGGTGCATCATTAAGATGAACCGTTTCCAGTGATACATCTGTGACAGAGCATCTGAGCATGTTTCTATAACTGAAATGCTAAGGAAGAAGGTTAGCACATCTTGAACCATGATGCCCTCACCGAATTGGCAAACCCAAGCACACTTCCAGTTGCATCATCATTTTATTCCATAAGAAGTCCAGCCACAATAAATTAGTTAACAAACTTTCCTCCTGATACCAAAAGAAGtatttaatatttgataaaCCACTATGCCTAATTTGGACTTTAATCAATGATACTAGCACATAAAACAGAGTCCTGAGTATCCATTAATTGCTAAAGTagcaactaaaagaaaagaacacaatATAGTTTCTTGTAAAGGCCATTCAGAGTTCCTACAAGTATTCTTGTGTTACTGGGTGTTACATACTGACATACACAAATGTCATGGCTATAACATGTTAGACCCAATATCAACCTAACCGCAGCTTCATACCTGCATTCCATCTAAAAAGACAGCTTCGTAGTTCTTCATACAGTTGATCAAATTGGAGCACACCccatagaaaaatgaagatatgAAAATGCACCAAACATATTTCTAATGACAAATGATTCAGGTGGTACTTCAATTGTGCATACAAGAATGTCAGATGAGACAAAAACACAATCCATCAAAAAGGCCTATTTTCTTCCACAAAAAAGAATAATGTAGgaaaagagataaaaataaatacacaAAGGAGATGTCACAAAACTGCATGTCTATGCTTATTTTATGTCTAATTGTTAAAGGCATAAAAAACCCGTAcaaccatcctttttttttttgagaaataaagtGGATTTTTCTTCTGGTTTTTTGGATACCATAATCATTATTTCGTTCTTAATTAAGAAAGTAACGATACTGGTTTTGGTGTTGTTCTCCAAACGCACCAATGGGGCCCTATTCTAGCATCCCTAGTCCTTTCTCCTCCATATGAAACCAAGTTACGAGAACTATGAGGCTACTCGATTAGCTCAGAGCTCATAAATCTTAGATTTTAGCCTGTCAAAAAGTCATGCCACAtaagatccatggatttcaagtCTCTTGGCTTTTATCACAAGTGTGTCCTTTTATATCATACATCACAGAAAATATTTTTGACCTTTGCACCCACGGCCTTAAAAATAACGGAACCAATAAGCAGGGAAAATAAATCCAAAAAGCATGAACTTGGTTAACAACAAAATGCAACAGAACCATGAAAAGCGTGTCCCATTTGTGACCATCAAAACAAAACTTACCAGGCCTCGGGTAAAACTGTGAGATGTGAACATGTGGAAACTTGTATTCCTGAATCAGATTCATTGTTTGCAAAAAATCTTCATCTGTTTCACCTGACAagtgaaaaagcaaaaagaccATAGTCATGTTAAATGACATAAGTTTCATTAGAAAATGCATATGAAAGTCGTCCATGGACACCAATATCTTTCATAATGAGGCCTAGTTAAGGTCTCCTTCGAGAATTTGGCTCACTAACTGGATCATTTAACAAGTCGAGTAATTCACAGtatggaaaataagaaaaaaaaatccctccAGTATTCATTCATGAggtacatgaaaattttaaattacaATCTTGTATGTGTAGCTGACCTGGAAAGCCACATATTATATCAGTTGCGATCTGCATGTCTGGTACAAGCTGCATTAGAGTATCTACCACCTTCTTGAAGTCATTCACAGTATATTCTCGATTCATTGCCTAAAAtcatttagaattttttttatcactaGCCATATTACACAACCTATAAAATCTcttggaatgaaaaaaatggacaaaGCACCCAGCAAACAGTAGAAACAACCTATCTGCAAGTTGACGCATGAGTATTTTATGTATTTAACATTCgaagagaaaaaggaactcATTACCATATAAAAAACTTACATCCAAAACAGGATCACTTCCAGACTGAACTGGCACATGAAGAAATGAGTAGACACATGGATGACACAAAACTTTTGCTATCTCTTCCAAATCCTCAAGAATAAATGGAGGATTTGTCATACCAATGCGAAGCATTGTGCTTCTATCTGGAGGCAGCTCCGCAACAAGTGCATTTAGTAAAGTGGGTAAATTAACTCCAATATCTCGGCCTGAAAGAatgtcaaatatgaaaatgagttGTTATTCCAGGAAGATGCTATCAACTTTTAGATTTATCATATTCCTTTTCACTATTCATGCAATATTAGGATGGTTGTCATTAGCAATTTCTACAAACTCACCATAAGCTCCAGTGTCCTCACTGCTTAACCATATCTCTCTCACACCTTCTAATATAACACTTTTTACACGGTTGACCTGCATCATTTCTAAATGCTTGATAACAATCATATAAAAGCAGCAGATTTCCTTATGAACGAGAGAAGGTCATACAAGATTTTCAACACTGTAGCTTCCCAGATGCCCACGTGCATGTTTTGTTTTGCAGTAAGTGCATGCGCCTAAACACCCGACATTAATAGGAAGGATCTCAATGAACTTATTCTTCCGCATCTGTTGTGGTTTCAATTTAAGACAATTTCATTAGAATGCATGAGTTATATAAGATTGCAAATGAATCAACATTTATAGTTTTATACTTTTGGAAGATCCAGAGCTGGCAGACTGCTCCTCCTCAAAAGCCGCACCTCATGGCCTTTCAAGGTCTCTTCAACTACCTCCACTACACGGTCTATTTGCTGCACACCAATAACACTGACACCTTCCAGCTCTTTTAGATTTTGACTTCCTTGTGGCACACATCCAGCCACTACCAAGGGTTTCCCCAAAGCCTTGCACTTTAATATAAGAGTATCCATGGCAGATTGGCTGGGTGATTTTACAGTGCATCTGCAACAAAGAAGATAAACAATGAGATTTGAAGTGTAAAGCATATTAAATTGGCTAGGATAGAGCATGGTTCTGATTGTGTGATGGTATGTttcatatgagagagagagtgcactGGGAGGAGAAGGCATAAGATAAGAATGGATGAGTCAATTTGCATTCTGTTATTATTTAAACTGACTGGTTTTTCAATAAAAGCAAGGATAAGTCCATCTTCAATAATAAGACAAATCAACTTGCTACCTAGAGGCCTCCACACATCAAGCAGCTCTTGCACATCATCTTCAAGAACACAACTTCCAAAGGATCTAGCTACTAGCTAAAATCTTAAGGCCCAGTCCATACAAAACAATAACCTAGATCAACAAATCACTGTGGCAGAATATCTTGTCATGATTTCAGTTTCATAATATGACACTCTATCCCATGAGATATGCAGCCAGTCTACCAGTCCTAGTCCTTTTGTACTGCTAGGACATGTTACAACATGTAACAGAACATGATTTCCATAGTTCGCTTTCATAAGCACGTAACCAAATGAACCTCCATAGGATTTTCAAAGTGTGCATCCAAAAATAATGAACAAGAAACCAGAATAAAAACAATCACAAGATTCAcaacaatataaaaattgaCAACTATTAGTTTATGACTCACGTATTGATAAGCCACAGATCTGCCTCCTCTGGGTTCTCAGTCAATGAATATCCAAAAGCAGAAAGCAGCCCAGCCATGTATTCACTGTCACTCTAGCAAAATATCACAAAGCATCAATTTATGAAGATGCAATTTCAAGTGAAAAATCAAGTATGCAAAACAATGGTGTTGCAAAAAGCTAAAGGGATCCAAAACAAACTCTTGGTTCCAGGGAATGGCCAACAATGCCAAAAGGGATATGGACCAGGAACTTTTTTAAGTGCCCAGGAAAGAAAATAGCCATGAGTTTCTTTGTCCACCCAGTGAGATAACAGAATAACTGTGCATAGAGACCATTGAAGTTTCGAACTCAACTTGCAACTGATATTTGCAAAAAGCAACAGGAAATTGACCCAACAGAATAACGACAGGCTTGCAAACTAGTACATCATGGGGATATCATAGTTAGTACTTTGCTGACCTGTCACTGTTAATGTACAacattcttcaatttttaaagcGTAGAAATGGGAAATGAACCAAATTAACCACACAAAGCATATAGCTAACTAAATCATTAGAATTACCTCCTAAACTGGTGATTAGTGAGTGGAAACTGCTTAGCACAAAAGTTGGAAAGGTAACACGATGAAAGTGTACGACGGTAAAATCAGAAAAAGGTTTGGAAGACCACATAATGGCAAGTCCGCCAGGGCACTGTGAAACAAAGTCTGGAAAGTGGAAACTGACACAAAAAGACACATGGGAAAACTCTTCGTCCCTGCCCAGGGGGTCAGGTGCTGTAGGCAGAATCAAACCCGATAGGGTTCCAAACCTAATTCGCTTTGTCTGTACCATAGCCAAAAGGGAAGGAAACAAAAAGATGGTTCAGATACTAAGAGTCAGAAGAAACCTCAGGAGCCACATCAAGCAAAGTAGTTTCTCTTGCTGGTCTATCAGCTACCGCCAATAACAAAGCAGCTATCCATCAATTcacaaaatttagaaacaaggAAGTCGCTTGGCATGTAATGGTGCAGTCAGGTTCAGTGTGTTATGGTCCGGAATGGAAGATGCATACAAAGGAATCCACATTAAACATACGATAAGATGGACAACGCTCTAAAGTTTCTCATTACTCCAATCTCCTATTGTGTCGCTAAAATAGTAAACAAAAACTACGGACACTCGAGAAAAGGGCACAGAAAAGGTTAGAAAGCAAAAGAACAGCAGAAAGCAAAGATCGAACGACACTGGTGGATGCTGTTCAATTTCCAATAACATCAATATTGGggacgagaaaaaaaaaacatgggcaTCCTAAGTATAAACTAgaattatgaaaaattaaaatattaagaaaaaggaTGCTTCTCACCTGATTATGCGAGCACCCAAAGGTCTTCATGTATATGCTCTGAAAACACGAGAGAGAGTGTTTAACGTTAACGAGCTGCCAACTAATGGGATTGAAATAATTGACGACAAATAAGTGGGTCGTCACTTTTCTCTGTCATAATTATAACGATGGAGGAAGGTGGTGGTACAAAAGATGAAATGCTGAAATTGAACCTGTGTTCCAGGGATATGAGTAGCCCTGGTAGATGGAATGGAGGGAGGTTTGCTAATTTTGAGAGGCCTGGCCTTCCTGGGCTTCAGGCCGACTGTGGTGATGGGCAAGCGCATCAGACCCGGAGGAGGGCCGCCGGCGACGACATCCTCAATATCCTCCATGACCTGGCCTCTCTTTTCTCGCTTAGGGTAATTCGTTATGATTCTTTTGCTAGTGGGGGTCAAGAACTCAAGATCAAGCCACACGCCGCAGCATCTCCCTCCGGCTGCTGCTGTTGTGACAGAGGAAGAGCGCGGGAGGTCCAGCGGTTGCCGCCTCACAGTCTCTCCTCCAGCACCAGGGCACGCTCGAAGCACGGGGCTCCCTGTTTGCTGGGTCGGTAGCCGAACCCGGATTGTCTCCTTGCAGAGGGCAACGAAAAACCGGTCCAGGCCCCAGCGCTGATTTGCTTAGCCAATGTTTTGGTTAGCTATTTGACGGCCACgtttcatgaaaaatgttgaGCGTCGGTTTCTTAAGTTGGTTTTGGATTGCCATTTAACTTCGGTGAACACTAGCTTTCTTAACTATGTAGTTgtattttaatgtttattttgagaaaCTGTCTTCGGCGTAGAaccttttaatatattttatgttttcatggATCTAGTTTGCTTTTAGAATTTAATAAACTTCCAATATATCATTCAATTTGAATGTCATATTTATTACCTTTTGCAGATAACTACTACAACGTTTGAAATGTTGATCTTTACAACGTTTGAAATGTTGATCTTTAAGATGAAGCACCACCCTTTAGGCAAATTTTAACTGTATAACTTGTATATTTGGGTGACATAAATAACTTGGGGAAGGATTATTCtccttgttttttaaaataatattgtcaaaaaaaatatttttctcaagtTCAATTTTGACCATCACTCAAATACATCTTAAAAGTTGACTTGGAACCGATTTTCACAACGAGGCCCATGTCTTTTAGTGATAAGGATGCAAGTTGGTTTGCTTTAAATTTATATACTTGATTTACATTGAACTCAAAATATACTCGGGGTTGGATCATATCAAACTTCAATTGTCAACCCGAATCGTTATCCAATGAAATGGGCATAGTAACCGGGTCGCAGTCACATTTCCAGTTGATATCCTGTGACTCCAAACCAGGACCCGAGCCCGGTGGAGTTATTATTGCCATTTTTCCGGACCATGATTTTGTTGGATACCGAGATCCGATCCATTTAGTCCTGATAAACGGGTCGGACAGTTGGATCTTCCTTTTTAGATCCATGATCCAAACTCGAAGTTTAGCTATCCAAAATTCGCGAGAGGGGTCTTGCCTTTGTTCCCTCCTTCGCCCCCGAACTTCAGAGAGGGGATCGAGCAATTAGGGCTCGGAGATCTGTCGTATGCTTGCCTGATAGAAGAGCGGTTTCAAAAGAACATATTCGGGGTTTTATTGATCGTCTCTTAGGGTTTGTAAATCGATCCCCACTTTCATCCTAAGCGTTGGGCTTCGATTCGCCACGAGAATGGCGACTTCATCAGGTAAGGTTTTGCTTTAAGCGTGTAGTTGCTGGCAATTATTTGTTATCGTGAAGAGGTGGGGAAAAATTATGATCAATTAGGGCTTATTGGTTTTGGTCTGcaagccctctctctctctctctctttctgatgTCTCGATGGTGGAGGCCCACGGGAGGATTCGGAAGCACTTACGCAGTTTTGTAAGTGGCTTCACGGATGAAACCAGCTACCTAGCATTAGCAAGGTTGAATGATTGTGCCACGGTTCTATCGGTGCTTGTCTTTTGCCTGCAGCGATTCAATGCTTGTATTAACTTCTAGATGCCTGGGTTCGTCTGAATACCCCCTTTGGAAGGCATAGGATTTGGAAATTTTGGttgatattttccttttatatcTGTATCCGATATTCTTTGATGTATTTGAACTAGTCTCGGTTGTAAATTTTTATCTCTTTGATAATGTCTCTGTTTTGAGCACTTTGGATTACAAGTAATATTGTATCTCTGTTTTGAAAAGGTTAACTTGCATGATATTTTGTGGGGCCTCTTCTGATCTCATCTGGATTTTAATTTAATCTTCACTCCCATGAAACATATAAATAGGAAGATAATTGAACCTATTCGGTTCTGTTTTTATTGTACATATGGCCTATAATGCTGACCTTCTTGGGTTTTAATTAACACAAGACTATATgtttaaacaattaaaatttctaCTATATCTGCAGTGGCCTTTAAGTCCCGTGAGGACCATCGGAAACAGCTTGAACTGGAAGAAGCTCGAAAGGCCGGTTTGGCTCCAGCAGAACTTGATGAAGATGGGAAAG contains:
- the LOC116266276 gene encoding uncharacterized protein LOC116266276, translating into MEDIEDVVAGGPPPGLMRLPITTVGLKPRKARPLKISKPPSIPSTRATHIPGTQSIYMKTFGCSHNQSDSEYMAGLLSAFGYSLTENPEEADLWLINTCTVKSPSQSAMDTLILKCKALGKPLVVAGCVPQGSQNLKELEGVSVIGVQQIDRVVEVVEETLKGHEVRLLRRSSLPALDLPKMRKNKFIEILPINVGCLGACTYCKTKHARGHLGSYSVENLVNRVKSVILEGVREIWLSSEDTGAYGRDIGVNLPTLLNALVAELPPDRSTMLRIGMTNPPFILEDLEEIAKVLCHPCVYSFLHVPVQSGSDPVLDAMNREYTVNDFKKVVDTLMQLVPDMQIATDIICGFPGETDEDFLQTMNLIQEYKFPHVHISQFYPRPGTPAARMKKVPSHVVKQRSRELTTLFESFEPYRGMEGRIERIWVTETATDGLHLVGHTKGYVQVLVVAPDSMLGTSVDVKITSVGRWSVFGDIIGTPYGREEMSLCSLPFVDSTCKNSTEKDVRLATPEKFACESCNCGLVENGNIQGISPMSVATESNTSNENVHSCNCKTFMGSINNLLFRKQKDQTSLIQNLGYTLACNKQKDVVSLPGKLSSLDWVLVSGALLSLFAIVAVLVQLTFEKGSK